In a genomic window of Vespula vulgaris chromosome 21, iyVesVulg1.1, whole genome shotgun sequence:
- the LOC127071260 gene encoding protein lethal(2)essential for life-like: MSIVPLMFRDWWEDMDRPVSRIWDQYFGRGLNRDDLISEFSNLGINRPFPTPFRSLLGNNSTYYRPWRTVTRQNSGGSSTIKMEKDNFQVILDVQQFSPDEITVKTVEKNVVVEAKHEERQDEHGFISRHFVRRYVLPTDYDAINVTSTLSSDGVLTITAPRKKPEPTGTERIINIVKTGVPAEKSQETKIETKVENETKEHEK, encoded by the exons ATGTCCATCGTACCGCTCATGTTCCGCGACTGGTGGGAGGATATGGATCGTCCTGTATCACGAATCTGGGATCAATACTTCGGTAGAGGACTAAATCGAGACGATTTGATCTCCGAATTTTCCAACCTCGGCATCAACCGACCATTTCCAACTCCGTTTCGTTCACTTTTGGGGAACAACAGCACGTACTACCGACCATGGAGAACGGTGACACGACAAAACTCTGGTGGTTCGAGTACAATcaaaatggagaaagataaCTTTCAG GTAATATTGGACGTTCAGCAATTCTCACCGGACGAGATCACAGTGAAGACGGTCGAGAAGAACGTTGTGGTCGAAGCCAAACACGAGGAGAGACAAGACGAGCATGGATTTATCAGCAGACACTTTGTACGGAGATACGTTCTGCCCACGGATTACGATGCGATCAACGTTACCTCGACGCTTTCCTCGGACGGTGTTTTAACGATTACGGCACCGAGAAAg aaGCCCGAACCCACTGGAACcgaaagaattataaatatcgttaagACCGGCGTGCCCGCGGAGAAATCGCAAGAAACGAAAATCGAGACTAAAGttgaaaacgaaacgaaggaacacgaaaaatga
- the LOC127071258 gene encoding aquaporin AQPAe.a-like, translating to MSNKEESKDALWKLQEGTWTMFIAEVVGTGILIFVGCMASIGSMSTVLPPPLQMSIAFGMTVNLIIMMLGHVSGAHLNPAVTIGAVIVGLKSIPTGTLYIVAQFIGATLGYGALKIVTPPELFHDGNPNSTVGLCVTVVHPGISIVQAILIEVLCTSFILCAACATWDPRCSHTTDSTAIRFGFSVVAISLAAAPYTGCSMNPARTFGPAFWNSDWTNQWVYWFGPTVGAMLGTYTYQVLFLEKPRVEKAYGSSTVDMKLMKEMESIKFSELEIVDGNQT from the exons ATGTCTAACAAAGAGGAGTCGAAAG acgCGTTATGGAAGTTGCAAGAGGGAACGTGGACGATGTTTATAGCGGAAGTGGTTGGTACCGGGATATTAATTTTCGTTGGTTGTATGGCGAGCATCGGTTCAATGTCGACCGTTTTACCTCCCCCGCTCCAGATGTCTATAGCATTCGGCATGACCGTGAACCTCATTATTATG ATGTTGGGTCACGTTAGCGGAGCTCATCTCAATCCAGCTGTTACGATCGGTGCGGTCATCGTAGGCTTAAAAAGTATTCCTACGGGTACCTTATACATAGTGGCACAGTTCATTGGAGCTACACTGGGATACGGAGCATTAAAG ATAGTAACTCCACCGGAATTATTTCACGATGGAAATCCAAATTCCACGGTCGGTCTTTGCGTCACCGTTGTTCATCCGGGCATAAGTATCGTTCAGGCTATACTTATCGAAGTTCTCTGCACGTCTTTCATACTTTGCGCTGCTTGTGCGACGTGGGATCCGAGATGTTCTCATACCACCGATTCCACGGCTATTAGATTCGGTTTTTCCGTCGTAGCTATCTCTTTAGCAGcg GCTCCTTACACGGGATGCAGCATGAATCCAGCACGAACTTTCGGACCTGCGTTTTGGAATAGCGATTGGACGAATCAATGG GTTTATTGGTTCGGACCAACAGTCGGAGCAATGCTTGGAACGTATACGTATCAAGTCCTATTTTTGGAGAAACCGCGAGTAGAAAAAGCTTATGGATCATCGACCGTCGACATGAAGCTTATGAAAGAAATGGAATCGATCAAATTTTCAGAACTCGAAATTGTCGATGGAAATCAAACATAA
- the LOC127071253 gene encoding odorant receptor 22c-like isoform X4, with translation MTTRKKDEYEIEMKYLNRVCGKLLRLLGMPDRSKEASSFVEKFTKFFSLIVCYALITFFLVTTILYVIVMEKNIHVKLKKIPLVLYNVLVLIKYLCLIMKQKQIFRCMKCVEEDLKRIVNLYHRDIIVEKARYGKRFFAVICVFLHITVIFWRVYMPLVKGKIVTAENVTIRPLPSPGYYFHLFDDQVSPFYEIVFFLQCAEGCVTIYTNITICTLAVNFVMHACSQLEIFINLLEASVTSTEFTEKESVNEKLAVAIEHHTRIRNFLKNIESAMNPLYFVDIFGCSMTQCLLGYCLMMEWGQQSIKNVIPYIISISSLAVQIFVFCFVGEQLMLQDEKVALKTCVLEWHRIPYKKAKSIIPIIILSNHRMKITAGTVVELSLQTFGQVIKTTVAYCNIMRTIM, from the exons ATGACGACGAGAAAGAAGGACGAGTATGAAATCgagatgaaatatttaaatcgagTCTGCGGCAAGTTGCTCCGTTTATTAGGCATGCCTGATCGCTCGAAGGAGGCATCTTCCTTCGTCGAAAAATTTACaaagtttttttctcttatcgtttGTTATGCTTTGATTACCTTCTTTCTCGTAACTACGATACTTTACGTCATAGTGATGGAAAAAAACATTCatgtgaaattaaaaaaaattccattAGTACTCTATAACGTGCTAGTACTCATCAAGTACCTTTGCCtaataatgaaacaaaaacagaTCTTCCGATGCATGAAATGCGTCGAAGAAGATTTGAAGAGGATCGTGAATCTTTATCATCGGGATATAATAGTGGAAAAGGCAAGATATGGAAAGCGTTTCTTCGCTGTCATATGCGTTTTTCTTCATATTACTGTTATCTTCTGGCGTGTTTACATGCCTCTTGTCAAGGGGAAGATCGTCACTGCGGAAAATGTTACGATCAGGCCATTACCTAGCCCtggttattattttcatcttttcgaCGATCAGGTCAGTCCTTTCTACGAAATTGTATTTTTCCTGCAGTGTGCGGAAGGCTGTGTTACGATTTACACCAACATTACGATATGCACCCTCGCCGTCAATTTCGTCATGCATGCGTGTAGCCAActcgaaatatttatcaatcttCTCGAGGCTAGCGTTACGAGTACCGAATTCACTGAAAAAGAAAGCGTTAATGAGAAATTGGCAGTTGCTATCGAACATCACACACGAATACGAAA ctttcttaaaaatatcgagAGTGCTATGAATCCGTTGTATTTCGTGGATATATTTGGATGTAGCATGACGCAATGTCTGTTGGGTTATTGCCTAATGATG GAATGGGGTCAACAAAGCATAAAGAATGTTATACCATACATCATTTCTATCTCGTCTCTTGCAGTTCAAATCTTCGTATTTTGTTTCGTCGGCGAACAGCTCATGTTAcag GACGAGAAGGTAGCTTTGAAAACTTGCGTACTCGAATGGCATCGCATTCCATATAAGAAAGCAAAGAGCATCATACCGATAATAATTCTGTCGAATCATCGAATGAAAATCACTGCTGGAACGGTAGTCGAACTTTCTCTTCAAACTTTTGGACAA GTTATTAAAACTACTGTAGCTTATTGTAACATAATGCGAACGATAATGTGA
- the LOC127071253 gene encoding odorant receptor 4-like isoform X1, giving the protein MTTRKKDEYEIEMKYLNRVCGKLLRLLGMPDRSKEASSFVEKFTKFFSLIVCYALITFFLVTTILYVIVMEKNIHVKLKKIPLVLYNVLVLIKYLCLIMKQKQIFRCMKCVEEDLKRIVNLYHRDIIVEKARYGKRFFAVICVFLHITVIFWRVYMPLVKGKIVTAENVTIRPLPSPGYYFHLFDDQVSPFYEIVFFLQCAEGCVTIYTNITICTLAVNFVMHACSQLEIFINLLEASVTSTEFTEKESVNEKLAVAIEHHTRIRNFLKNIESAMNPLYFVDIFGCSMTQCLLGYCLMMEWGQQSIKNVIPYIISISSLAVQIFVFCFVGEQLMLQEWTNRNFAIVFMYSIALSSIICNIFILCYIGEQLTLQQAEKVARKSCTLDWYNLPAKKLSDLVLMIAISNRPMKITAGNIFGLSFQTFGNVIKTAATYCNMLRAVTS; this is encoded by the exons ATGACGACGAGAAAGAAGGACGAGTATGAAATCgagatgaaatatttaaatcgagTCTGCGGCAAGTTGCTCCGTTTATTAGGCATGCCTGATCGCTCGAAGGAGGCATCTTCCTTCGTCGAAAAATTTACaaagtttttttctcttatcgtttGTTATGCTTTGATTACCTTCTTTCTCGTAACTACGATACTTTACGTCATAGTGATGGAAAAAAACATTCatgtgaaattaaaaaaaattccattAGTACTCTATAACGTGCTAGTACTCATCAAGTACCTTTGCCtaataatgaaacaaaaacagaTCTTCCGATGCATGAAATGCGTCGAAGAAGATTTGAAGAGGATCGTGAATCTTTATCATCGGGATATAATAGTGGAAAAGGCAAGATATGGAAAGCGTTTCTTCGCTGTCATATGCGTTTTTCTTCATATTACTGTTATCTTCTGGCGTGTTTACATGCCTCTTGTCAAGGGGAAGATCGTCACTGCGGAAAATGTTACGATCAGGCCATTACCTAGCCCtggttattattttcatcttttcgaCGATCAGGTCAGTCCTTTCTACGAAATTGTATTTTTCCTGCAGTGTGCGGAAGGCTGTGTTACGATTTACACCAACATTACGATATGCACCCTCGCCGTCAATTTCGTCATGCATGCGTGTAGCCAActcgaaatatttatcaatcttCTCGAGGCTAGCGTTACGAGTACCGAATTCACTGAAAAAGAAAGCGTTAATGAGAAATTGGCAGTTGCTATCGAACATCACACACGAATACGAAA ctttcttaaaaatatcgagAGTGCTATGAATCCGTTGTATTTCGTGGATATATTTGGATGTAGCATGACGCAATGTCTGTTGGGTTATTGCCTAATGATG GAATGGGGTCAACAAAGCATAAAGAATGTTATACCATACATCATTTCTATCTCGTCTCTTGCAGTTCAAATCTTCGTATTTTGTTTCGTCGGCGAACAGCTCATGTTAcag GAATGGACGAATCGTAATTTTGCTATTGTTTTCATGTACAGCATAGCATTATCATCAATTATATGCAACATATTCATCTTGTGTTACATCGGCGAACAACTGACGTTACAG CAGGCGGAGAAAGTAGCGAGGAAATCGTGCACTCTGGATTGGTATAATCTTCCTGCAAAAAAACTATCGGATCTCGTTTTGATG
- the LOC127071253 gene encoding odorant receptor 4-like isoform X2, translated as MTTRKKDEYEIEMKYLNRVCGKLLRLLGMPDRSKEASSFVEKFTKFFSLIVCYALITFFLVTTILYVIVMEKNIHVKLKKIPLVLYNVLVLIKYLCLIMKQKQIFRCMKCVEEDLKRIVNLYHRDIIVEKARYGKRFFAVICVFLHITVIFWRVYMPLVKGKIVTAENVTIRPLPSPGYYFHLFDDQVSPFYEIVFFLQCAEGCVTIYTNITICTLAVNFVMHACSQLEIFINLLEASVTSTEFTEKESVNEKLAVAIEHHTRIRNFLKNIESAMNPLYFVDIFGCSMTQCLLGYCLMMEWGQQSIKNVIPYIISISSLAVQIFVFCFVGEQLMLQEWTNRNFAIVFMYSIALSSIICNIFILCYIGEQLTLQAEKVARKSCTLDWYNLPAKKLSDLVLMIAISNRPMKITAGNIFGLSFQTFGNVIKTAATYCNMLRAVTS; from the exons ATGACGACGAGAAAGAAGGACGAGTATGAAATCgagatgaaatatttaaatcgagTCTGCGGCAAGTTGCTCCGTTTATTAGGCATGCCTGATCGCTCGAAGGAGGCATCTTCCTTCGTCGAAAAATTTACaaagtttttttctcttatcgtttGTTATGCTTTGATTACCTTCTTTCTCGTAACTACGATACTTTACGTCATAGTGATGGAAAAAAACATTCatgtgaaattaaaaaaaattccattAGTACTCTATAACGTGCTAGTACTCATCAAGTACCTTTGCCtaataatgaaacaaaaacagaTCTTCCGATGCATGAAATGCGTCGAAGAAGATTTGAAGAGGATCGTGAATCTTTATCATCGGGATATAATAGTGGAAAAGGCAAGATATGGAAAGCGTTTCTTCGCTGTCATATGCGTTTTTCTTCATATTACTGTTATCTTCTGGCGTGTTTACATGCCTCTTGTCAAGGGGAAGATCGTCACTGCGGAAAATGTTACGATCAGGCCATTACCTAGCCCtggttattattttcatcttttcgaCGATCAGGTCAGTCCTTTCTACGAAATTGTATTTTTCCTGCAGTGTGCGGAAGGCTGTGTTACGATTTACACCAACATTACGATATGCACCCTCGCCGTCAATTTCGTCATGCATGCGTGTAGCCAActcgaaatatttatcaatcttCTCGAGGCTAGCGTTACGAGTACCGAATTCACTGAAAAAGAAAGCGTTAATGAGAAATTGGCAGTTGCTATCGAACATCACACACGAATACGAAA ctttcttaaaaatatcgagAGTGCTATGAATCCGTTGTATTTCGTGGATATATTTGGATGTAGCATGACGCAATGTCTGTTGGGTTATTGCCTAATGATG GAATGGGGTCAACAAAGCATAAAGAATGTTATACCATACATCATTTCTATCTCGTCTCTTGCAGTTCAAATCTTCGTATTTTGTTTCGTCGGCGAACAGCTCATGTTAcag GAATGGACGAATCGTAATTTTGCTATTGTTTTCATGTACAGCATAGCATTATCATCAATTATATGCAACATATTCATCTTGTGTTACATCGGCGAACAACTGACGTTACAG GCGGAGAAAGTAGCGAGGAAATCGTGCACTCTGGATTGGTATAATCTTCCTGCAAAAAAACTATCGGATCTCGTTTTGATG
- the LOC127071253 gene encoding uncharacterized protein LOC127071253 isoform X6 has product MTTRKKDEYEIEMKYLNRVCGKLLRLLGMPDRSKEASSFVEKFTKFFSLIVCYALITFFLVTTILYVIVMEKNIHVKLKKIPLVLYNVLVLIKYLCLIMKQKQIFRCMKCVEEDLKRIVNLYHRDIIVEKARYGKRFFAVICVFLHITVIFWRVYMPLVKGKIVTAENVTIRPLPSPGYYFHLFDDQVSPFYEIVFFLQCAEGCVTIYTNITICTLAVNFVMHACSQLEIFINLLEASVTSTEFTEKESVNEKLAVAIEHHTRIRNFLKNIESAMNPLYFVDIFGCSMTQCLLGYCLMMEWGQQSIKNVIPYIISISSLAVQIFVFCFVGEQLMLQLFASSGTYAAANLFDRNNGMYSDGMHVGL; this is encoded by the exons ATGACGACGAGAAAGAAGGACGAGTATGAAATCgagatgaaatatttaaatcgagTCTGCGGCAAGTTGCTCCGTTTATTAGGCATGCCTGATCGCTCGAAGGAGGCATCTTCCTTCGTCGAAAAATTTACaaagtttttttctcttatcgtttGTTATGCTTTGATTACCTTCTTTCTCGTAACTACGATACTTTACGTCATAGTGATGGAAAAAAACATTCatgtgaaattaaaaaaaattccattAGTACTCTATAACGTGCTAGTACTCATCAAGTACCTTTGCCtaataatgaaacaaaaacagaTCTTCCGATGCATGAAATGCGTCGAAGAAGATTTGAAGAGGATCGTGAATCTTTATCATCGGGATATAATAGTGGAAAAGGCAAGATATGGAAAGCGTTTCTTCGCTGTCATATGCGTTTTTCTTCATATTACTGTTATCTTCTGGCGTGTTTACATGCCTCTTGTCAAGGGGAAGATCGTCACTGCGGAAAATGTTACGATCAGGCCATTACCTAGCCCtggttattattttcatcttttcgaCGATCAGGTCAGTCCTTTCTACGAAATTGTATTTTTCCTGCAGTGTGCGGAAGGCTGTGTTACGATTTACACCAACATTACGATATGCACCCTCGCCGTCAATTTCGTCATGCATGCGTGTAGCCAActcgaaatatttatcaatcttCTCGAGGCTAGCGTTACGAGTACCGAATTCACTGAAAAAGAAAGCGTTAATGAGAAATTGGCAGTTGCTATCGAACATCACACACGAATACGAAA ctttcttaaaaatatcgagAGTGCTATGAATCCGTTGTATTTCGTGGATATATTTGGATGTAGCATGACGCAATGTCTGTTGGGTTATTGCCTAATGATG GAATGGGGTCAACAAAGCATAAAGAATGTTATACCATACATCATTTCTATCTCGTCTCTTGCAGTTCAAATCTTCGTATTTTGTTTCGTCGGCGAACAGCTCATGTTAcag CTTTTTGCGAGCAGTGGAACATACGCTGCAGCAAATTTGTTTGATCGAAATAATGGGATGTACTCTGATGGTATGCATGTTGGCCTATAA